The following coding sequences lie in one Rutidosis leptorrhynchoides isolate AG116_Rl617_1_P2 chromosome 4, CSIRO_AGI_Rlap_v1, whole genome shotgun sequence genomic window:
- the LOC139839836 gene encoding pyrophosphate-energized vacuolar membrane proton pump-like, with protein MGTTILSDLGTEIVIPVCAIIGIVFSLFQWYLVSQVKLSPEKPSGDAKNGFTESLIEEEEGINDHTVVQKCAEIQNAISEGATSFLYTEYQYVGVFMVIFAVLIFLFLGSVESFSTSNKVCTYDVTKMCKPALMTAVFSTVAFVLGAVTSVVSGFLGMKIATYANARTTLEARKGVSKAFIVAFRSGAVMGFLLAANGLLVLYIIINLFKLYYGDDWEGLFESITGYGLGGSSMALFGRVGGGIYTKAADVGADLVGKVERNIPEDDPRNPAVIADNVGDNVGDIAGMGSDLFGSYAESSCAALVVASISSFGTTHDFTAMMYPLIVSSVGIIVCLITTLFATDFFEVKEVKQIEPSLKNQLIISTVLMTIGIAVVSWIALPSSFTIFDFGTQKVVKNWQLFLCVCVGLWAGLIIGFVTEYYTSNAYSPVQEVAESCRTGAATNVIFGLALGYQSVIIPIFAIAISIFVSFSFAAMYGVAVAALGMLSTIATGLAIDAYGPISDNAGGIAEMAGMSHRIRERTDALDAAGNTTAAIGKGFAIGSAALVSLALFGAFVSRAEITTVNVLTPKVFIGLLVGAMLPYWFSAMTMKSVGTAALAMVEEVRRQFNTIPGLMEGTGKPDYATCVKISTDASIKEMIPPGCLVMLTPLIVGILFGVETLSGVLAGSLISGVQIAISASNTGGAWDNAKKYIEAGVSDAAKALGPKGSDAHKAAVIGDTVGDPLKDTSGPSLNILIKLMAVESLVFAPFFATHGGILFKYL; from the exons ATGGGGACCACGATCCTCTCAGATCTCGGCACTGAAATCGTTATCCCAGTTTGTGCAATTATTGGAATCGTATTCTCTCTATTTCAATGGTACCTCGTTTCGCAGGTGAAACTCTCGCCGGAAAAACCTTCCGGCGACGCTAAAAATGGTTTCACTGAATCgttgattgaagaagaagaaggaattaaCGACCATACAGTCGTTCAGAAATGTGCTGAAATCCAAAACGCTATTTCAGAAG GAGCAACCTCGTTCTTGTACACTGAATACCAATATGTTGGTGTTTTCATGGTCATTTTTGCTGTTCTGATCTTTCTATTCCTTGGCTCTGTTGAAAGTTTCAGCACCAGTAATAAAGTATGCACATATGATGTCACCAAGATGTGCAAGCCTGCTCTAATGACAGCTGTCTTCAGCACTGTTGCTTTTGTGCTTGGTGCCGTCACCTCAGTCGTATCTGGTTTCTTAGGAATGAAAATTGCCACATATGCAAATGCCAGAACTACCCTTGAAGCTAGAAAGGGTGTCAGTAAGGCCTTCATTGTTGCATTCCGATCTGGTGCAGTCATGGGGTTCCTTCTTGCTGCAAACGGTCTTTTAGTACTTTATATTATTATCAACCTATTCAAGCTTTACTATGGTGATGATTGGGAAGGTCTTTTTGAGTCGATTACTGGTTATGGACTTGGTGGTTCATCTATGGCACTTTTTGGTAGAGTTGGTGGCGGTATTTATACAAAGGCTGCTGATGTTGGGGCCGATCTTGTTGGCAAGGTCGAAAGGAACATCCCTGAAGATGACCCTAGGAACCCAGCG GTTATTGCTGACAACGTGGGAGACAACGTGGGAGATATTGCTGGTATGGGATCTGATCTGTTTGGTTCATATGCTGAGTCATCATGTGCTGCTCTCGTTGTTGCATCCATTTCATCATTCGGGACCACTCACGATTTTACCGCAATGATGTACCCGCTCATCGTGAGCTCCGTAGGCATCATTGTGTGCTTGATCACTACTTTGTTTGCTACCGATTTCTTTGAAGTCAAAGAAGTAAAGCAAATCGAGCCATCTTTGAAAAATCAACTTATTATTTCAACCGTGCTGATGACTATCGGTATCGCAGTTGTTAGTTGGATTGCTCTTCCTTCTAGCTTCACCATCTTCGATTTTGGAACCCAGAAAGTAGTAAAGAACTG GCAATTGTTCTTGTGTGTTTGTGTTGGTTTGTGGGCCGGTCTTATTATTGGATTTGTAACAGAGTACTACACTAGCAATGCTTACAG CCCTGTGCAAGAAGTTGCGGAATCTTGCCGTACTGGAGCTGCAACGAATGTTATATTTGGTCTTGCTTTGGGATATCAATCAGTTATCATCCCGATTTTTGCAATTGCAATCAGTATTTTTGTTAGTTTTAGCTTTGCTGCTATGTATGGTGTTGCTGTAGCTGCACTTGGGATGCTGAGCACCATAGCAACTGGTTTAGCCATTGACGCGTATGGTCCCATCAGTGACAATGCTGGTGGTATAGCCGAAATGGCTGGTATGAGCCACAGAATTCGTGAACGAACCGATGCTCTTGATGCTGCTGGTAACACCACTGCTGCTATTGGCAAG GGTTTTGCTATAGGTTCTGCAGCTCTTGTATCCTTGGCTCTTTTCGGTGCATTTGTGAGTAGAGCCGAGATTACAACCGTTAACGTTTTAACCCCTAAAGTTTTCATCGGTTTGCTCGTGGGTGCCATGCTTCCATACTGGTTTTCGGCCATGACAATGAAGAGTGTGGGGACCGCTGCACTTGCAATGGTTGAAGAAGTCCGTAGACAATTCAACACTATTCCCGGTCTCATGGAAGGTACCGGTAAACCTGATTACGCCACCTGCGTTAAAATCTCGACTGACGCATCCATTAAAGAGATGATCCCGCCTGGTTGTCTTGTCATGCTAACTCCCCTTATTGTTGGGATCTTATTTGGCGTCGAAACACTTTCTGGTGTTCTTGCTGGATCGCTCATCTCTGGTGTACAG ATCGCTATCTCTGCATCAAACACTGGTGGTGCTTGGGACAACGCTAAGAAATACATTGAG GCTGGTGTTTCTGATGCGGCTAAGGCTCTTGGACCGAAAGGGTCGGACGCTCACAAGGCGGCTGTGATTGGAGACACCGTTGGTGATCCTTTGAAGGATACATCTGGGCCATCACTAAACATTCTGATAAAGCTCATGGCTGTTGAATCTTTGGTGTTTGCTCCGTTCTTTGCAACCCATGGGGGCATTCTGTTCAAGTATCTATAG